A stretch of DNA from Brevibacterium sp. CBA3109:
GTGCAGTGGGACAATGGACTGCAACAGAAATCGACAAGCACCGGAGGTCGCGATGAGTCAGTCGCCCAACGTCAACACAGAAGCCAATTCCGAGGAGATCCGCTGGCAGGACGTGCTCACCCCTGACGAGTTCACGGTGCTGCGACAGGGAGGGACCGAGCGTCCATTCACCGGCGAATACGTCGACACAACCACCGTGGGAATGTACCAGTGTCGTGCCTGTGGAGCAGACCTGTTCCCCTCGGACACCAAGTTCTCCTCGCACTGCGGTTGGCCCTCGTTCTACGCTCCCCTGGCCGAGGACCGAGTTCGTTACCTCCGCGATTCTTCGATGGGCATGGAGCGCGTCGAGGTTCGGTGCGCCAACTGCGATTCACACATGGGTCACCTCTTCGAGGGTGAAGGCTACGACACCCCCACCGACCAGCGATACTGCCTGAACTCGATCTCGCTGCGCCTCGTCGACGGTCAGGAGTGAGCGAAGGATCGCCGCTCGTCGTCAAAACATTCGACGAGCTGAGCGTTGCTGAACTCTACGGGATCGTCCAGCTGCGGTCGCAGGTCTTCGTCGTCGAGCAGGACTGCGTCTTCCTCGATCAGGACGGTGTCGACACATTCCCGCAGACTCTGCACGCCTTCTACCCCGATGATGCGCGGACCATATCGGACAGCCACGGCGCCGAGGTGGGCCGCAGTCTTGCTCCCAAGGCATATGCCCGTATCCTGCCGCCCGATATCCCTGACGGCCCGGCCTTCGAGCCGGGAGCCCGCAGCATCAGCCGCGTCGTGACGAACCCGCATGTGCGCGGCCAAGGCTGGGGTCGTAGGCTCATCGGCGAGATCGTGGCCGGTCATGGGCATCGCCTGCTGACGCTGAACGCCCAGTCTCATCTTGAGAGTTTCTACACGAGCTTCGGATTCAGCCAGAATGGCCCCCGGTTCATCGAAGACGGGATCGAGCACACTCCGATGTCACGTCGAGTCAGCACCTGAGGACTCCACGTCGACTGTCTTCGAGGGATCGATGGCGTTGGAGGCCTCGACCGCGTGAGACGTGTGGGAGGCCTCGACCGCCTGGGAGGCGTCGACAGCCTCGATGAGACGCGTCATCATGGAGTGGAGCTCGCGCAGTTCCGCCTCACCCATATCGAGTTTGGCCATCATCTGCCCCGGAATGGCCTCAGCGGTCCCCCGCAGCTTGGCACCGGCAACGGTCAGCGAGACCTCCACAACTCTCTCGTCATGGCTGCCGCGCCGCTTCTCCACGTAGCCCAGGGCCTCGAGGCGCTTGATCAGCGGCGACACTGTTGCGGCCTCAAGGCGCAGCAGCTCGGCGATCTTCCTCACCGGCAGCGTTTCGTGCTGCCACAGAGCCAACATGACCAGATATTGCGGGTGGGTGAGGTGGATGGGCTCGAGCACCGAACGATAGGCGGAGATCACTCCGCGGGAAGCGACGGCCAAAGCAAAGCAGATCTGGCTCTCCAGAGCCAGCGGATCGTACGAGGTCGGCATCGTTTCGGTGTCCTTCCGACGAGACTGGTCTATGCGTCGACTCTATGCGTCGACCAAGCTGAACTATTAGTTAGTGCACTAACGTTTAACGTACACTGGATGTATTGTGATCGCCTCAGACGAGCACCTATCTCACCAGCTCGCCACCACCGAATGGACTCGCATGCCAGACTCACACGATTCCCAGCGACGAGTTGCATGGCTCAATCGCTTCTTCCGCAAGATCGTCGGTCCTGCACAAGTCGATAATTCCCGACCCGGTGGCTACTACGAGAACGAGCACCTGCGCCACGAACGACTCGACGCGATGGGCTTGGAGATGCGTACGGATGCCAATGGCCACTCGTATGTGGTGGAGAAGAAGAAGTCCGAGTGATCAGGCTTCTGCCTTGATCAGGCTTCTGCCTTGATTAAGTTTCTGCCCTGATCAGGACCAGGGATCCTTCGAAGTGCGAAGCGATCCGCAGAGCGCCATGTGCTTTACCCCAACTTCCATTCTCCAGGCTCTCGCGCAGATTCTCGACCGACCGCCGTTCCGTGACTTCCTTGCCAGACGATTCAGGGCCACGGCGAGGCAGTGTGTCCTGCCGCGGCCTCGAAGCAGTCCGTCGAATCGGCCGGTGAAACTCAGCGCCAGTCGCTGATGATGTCCACGAGTTCCCGGAGTGGTCCGGTGTAGAACGGGACCTCTTCGCGCACGTGCAGACGGGCCTCAGTGTTCCGAAGCTCGCGCATCAGATCAACGATGCGGTGAAGCTCCGGGGCTTCGAAGGCCAACAGCCATTCGTAGTCGCCGAGGGCGAAGGAGGCGATCGTGTTGGCCTTGATGTCCTTGTAGCCTGCGGCAGCCATGCCATGATCGCGCAGCATTGTGGAGCGCTCTGCGGGATCGAGGAGGTACCAGTCGTAGGACCGTACGAAGGGGTACACACAGATGTACTTGCCCGGTTCGTCGTCGGTCAGCAGCGCCGGCAGGTGTGCCTTGTTGAATTCAGCTGGTCGGTGCAGACCCACAACCGACCAGACCGGTTCAAGGACTCCGCCCAGCATGCTGCGACGCACTGCTGAGTAGGCGGCCTGGACGAGTTCGATGCTCGGCGCATGCCACCAGAACATCACATCGGCATCTGCGCGCAGGGCCGAGACATCGTAGATTCCGCGGACGACGAGGCCTTGGTCCTGCAACGGGGCGAGTGCTTCGTGGACCTCACCGGCGAGTTCGGCTCGGTCGGCATCGCCGAGTTCGCCTGCCGAGGCGAAGACCGAGTATGCGATATAGCGCGTCTCATTGTTCGCCTGTTCGATCTGTTCGCCGGTGGGGTTTGAGTATTCGCTCATTCCTGCTCCTTCTTCTGTGTGTGTCAGTGCTTGAGCTTCTGTGTGTCAGTGCTTGAGCACGGTGTGTCGGTGGTCAGTTGTCGGTGAACCGCTCAGGTTCGCCTGGAGGGCTCAGGTCTGCGTGGAGGTGAGTCTCTGGGCCACCGTCTTGGCTCGGTCGATGCAGGCGGGGATGCCTAGACCGAAGTATGCCGAACCCGCCAGTTCGAGGCCGGCAATGCCGGCGATCTCCTCATCGATTCTCGCCACCATTTCGCTGTGGCCCGGCAGATACTGTGGCAGAGCACGTTCCCATCGGTGGGCCTCGGCCGCGATGAGCCGATCTGATCGGCGATCGGCGATGGACTGCCAATCCTCGTAGGCACGTGCGATGAGCTCTTCGTCCTCGCAATCCCGCCAGCCTCCCGGCCCGTCCCCGTATCGTCCGATGCTCATCCTGATCAGGGCGGTGCCTTCAGGAATGTGCTCACGCATCCACGGCCACTTGTTCGACACGAATGTCGAGGCCTTGATGAATGACTTCTCTGTTGGAGGGACGAGGAATCCGGATCCTTCGAGTTCGCGATCACCGACCTCGACGAGTGCCGGGATCAGAGCGGTCGAGGCGTGGGGCACGGATGCGAGCATCGAAGCGGACTGAGGAGCCGCCTCGGCGAGGAGATCCTTCGTCACATGCGCTGGAGTGGCCAGGACGACCGCATCGGAGACCAGGTTGGCGTCCTCGGTCGCCACCGTCCATCGGCCGCCGTCGACCTGCACGGAAGTCACATGTGTGCCGGTGTGGATGGCGCCGCCGTGCTCGCGGATTCGTTCCTCGAGCGCCGGGACCAGGCCGTTGATCCCTCCGACGAGACTCATGAACACCGGTTGCGGGCTCTGCGCATCCGCAAGCTCCGCAGACTGTGCGTCACGTGCGGCGAGCAGGCTCTGAACGAGTTCGAGCACCGAGGTCCCCTCGAGTGCAGCCGGCAGCAGCGCGGGCACCGTTGAGCCCAGTGACAGGTCACGGCACCGTCCCGCATACACTCCCCCAAGCAGCGGGTCGATGAGCGTGTCAACGAGATCAGCGCCGAGGCGGTCCGTCAGGAAATCCCCCAAGGACACATCCCGACCGTCGATCGGACCCGTGATGACCTCATGCGCGACCCGGTCGCTGGCAGCTGCGCCGAGGAGGTCCCTGACCTCGGTCGAGTTGCCGGGCACTCCCATGACTGTGCGTTTGGGAATCGCGTGGAGACGCCCGTTCGACAGGACGCGGGAGCTGTGCGCCGTCGAGGGGAATTCGACGTCCAACCCCAGTTCGGCGGCGAGTTCTTTCGTCTCCCTGCGCCGGTACAGGCTGGCTTCGGCACCGGTGTCGAAACCCACGGGCACAGTCCCGCCCAAGGTCGTCGAGTGCAGGCACCCGCCGAGGCGTGTCTCGGCTTCGAAAAGAGTGACCTGATGCTCGGGTGCAAGGCGATAGGCGGTGACGAGACCGGAGATGCCTCCCCCGACGATCGTGATGTGACTCATCGTCTCAGGACCGTGCGGAGAGGATCTCTGCGGAGACGCGGTGGACTTCTGCCACGATCCGCCCGGGCACTTCGGGATCGGTGTCGGGGAGAACACCGTGACCGAGGTTGAAGACGAAGCCTGCCTCATGTTCCAGGCCCTGCCTCACGATCTCCTCGATGCGCGGTGCCAGAGCCTCCCAGGGGGCGAAGAGCAGTGCCGGATCGAGGTTGCCCTGCAGAGGCTGGCCCGGCTGCACCCGTGTCGAGGCATCGGCCAGGTCGACGCGGAAGTCGACGCCGACCGCTGTGGAACCGGCTCGTGACATGGAGGTCAGGAGCTCACCTGTCTGGACACCGAAGTGGATGCTCGGCACCTCGTGATGGCGCAGCGATTCGAAGACCGCGCTGGAGTGCTCGAGGACGTGGGCTTCGTAGTCACGCCGGGACAGATATCCGGCCCATGAGTCGAAGAGCTGGAACGCGGAGGCTCCGGCGCTCAGCTGTACGTCGAGGAATGTCGATGAGATCCGAGCGAGCTTGCTCAGCAGCAAGGAGAAGATCTCCGGGTCTGCAGCCATGAGGGACTTGGTCTTCTCATGGTTCTTGCTGGGCCCGCCTTCGATGAGGTAGCTGGCCAGGGTGAAGGGAGCACCAGCGAAGCCGACGAGCGGAGTCGCCTGGCCCAGCTCCTCGAGGATCCGACCGATCGATTCCGCTATGTCAGGGATCTGGTCGGGTTCGAGTTCGGCCAGTGCTTCCACATCGGCGCGGCTGCGGATCGGGTTCGCGATCACGGGCCCTGTGCCGGGGACGATTTCCACATCGACACCGGCGGCCTGCAGAGGGACCACGATGTCGGAGAAGAAGATCGCGGCGTCCACGCCATGCCGCCGCACCGGCTGCAGGGTGATCTCTGAGACGAGTTCGGGGGTGCGGCAGGCATCGAGCATCGCAGTGCCTGCACGCAGCTGCCGATATTCGGGAAGTGATCGTCCGGCCTGCCGCATGAACCAGACCGGCGTGTGCGCAATCTGCTCTCCCCGCAGGGCGGGCAACAAGGTTGAAGTCATGTCCCCATCCTCCCATCCCACACGATTCGATGCCCACCGGTTTCCGGTTTCAAGACGCTGTGTCTTGATCGCAGACGCGGGTGAAAACTCTTGGTCCCACCACGGCGTGGACGGTTCACCTCTACCGTGGCCTGATCTATCGTGGCGAGTGTGGTCAACACCTCACCTCTCAATCGCATTCCGTCGGAGTTCTCCGCCGTGACCTCGGTTCTGCGCGAAGCGCGGAACACGAACAACGTCTCGATCTCCGAAATACCGGCACCGGCCCGCTTGGCGCCGTATTCCTATGCTCTGGGTGCCGAGGTCAGCGCCGATGAGACCTTCCTGCGCGCCAGTGGTGAAGCCATCGACGAATTGGCCACCGGCCGCATCGTCGTCCTCTACGATCCCAGCTCCCCCGATGAGTGGGAGGGCCAGTTCCGAGTCGTGTCCTACATCCGCGCCGAGCTCGAGCACGAACTCGGCAATGAGACGATGCTCGGTCCGGTCGCCTGGACCTGGCTCGAAGAGGCGCTTGAAGCAAATGACTGCGAGGTCGTCGCCGCTGGAGGTACGACTACCCGCGTCCTCTCAGAGAGCTTCGGCACTCTTGCCGATCGGTCATCCACGATAGACTTGGAGCTGCGCGCTTCATGGACCCCTGTGATCGCGGAGCCGGAACTGATCGGCGATCACTTCGAAGCCTGGATCGATCTGCTGTGCACAGTTGCCGGACTGCCACCGCTTCCTGAAGGAGTTTCAGCCCTGCCCGGGCGACGTCGATGACAACCGAACTACCGCTCTTGGCCACACCCGCTCATGGCGTTCCGCCTCTCGTCGACTCCTCGGCCGAATTCTCCGCGGCTTGTCACGAGCTCGCACATGGATCCGGTCCCATCGCCATCGATGCTGAGCGTGCATCGGGCATCAGATATGGCCAGCGTGCCTTCCTGGTTCAGCTGCGACGCTCGAGCGCAGGCACCATCCTCCTCGACTCGGAAGTGCTTGAGGACCTCAGCCCCCTCAACACCGCATTCGGCGGAGACGAATGGGTCATACATTCAGTGACTCAGGATCTGCCCTGTCTGCAGGAGCGCGGGATGCGACCGGAGCTGCTCTTCGACACCGAGCTCGCTGCCCGGATCCTGGGGTGGGACAAGTTCGGTCTGGCCGCCGTGGCCGAGAGAACTCTCGGTGTTCGCCTGGCCAAGGAGCATTCGGCGGCCGACTGGTCGAAACGACCGCTGCCGAAGGAATGGCTCAACTATGCCGCCCTCGACGTCGAGGTCCTGCTGCCCATTCGCGACATCCTCCACGAAGCACTCATCGAAGCCGATAAGTGGGAGTTCGCTCGGCAGGAGTTCGAGCATCTGCTCGATTTCCAGCCCAAGCACTTCGCCGAGCCCTGGCGCCGGACCCACGGATTGACCAAGCTCAAGTCACGCAAGGACATCGCCAAGGTGCGGGAGCTGTGGACGGCCCGTGACGAAATGGCCTCCGAAGCTGACATCGCCCCCTCCCGCGTCCTGCGCGATCGGGATCTCGTCGCCCTGGCTCAATCCCGGGTGCACTCAAGCGACGACATCATGGCGATTTGGCCCAAACTCTCCCGCGCAGACTCCGGCCGGCTCTTCCGGGCCTACCGCAAAGCGACTCGGCTCACGGTTGACGAGCTGCCTGCACGGAAGGAAGCGAACGCAGTGGTGTCGCGGACGCCGTTCAGCCACACAGACATCAAGGACAGAGTCGCAGCACTCAAGGCTGCAATGGCAGAGCTGGCCGAAGAGCACGCAATTCCTCACGACGTGCTGTTGCAGCCCGCCATCGTCAAGGCCCTCGGTGCTCAGTCGCGGGTCGACGTCGAGGAGTTCCTCGTCGAACGCGGGGCCAGGCAGTGGCAGGTGGAATTGAGCGCTCCGGTGCTCAGACGCACCATCGAGACCCTGCCCACGGCCTGAGGCCTTCGGACTCAGACTGGAGGCCGCTGGGAGTCAGACGGCTCTGCGCGATTCCTGCTGGGCTCGGTTCCTGACCTCTGCGGGCAGAATATGAACGATCTCGGACACCATTGTGGCCACGTCGAGTCCTGCATACTCAAGGATCTCGTCGCGGGTGCCCTGCGGCAGGAACTCATCGGGGGCTCCGAGCTCAAGGACTCCGATACGTGAGTCCGCGGCCCGCAGATCGCTGCGGATCTGCGAACCGATTCCACCGATCTTGACGCCGTCCTCGATCACCGCGACGAGACTGTGCTCAACGGCCATGTCGATGACTCCGCCTGGCACAGGCAGTACCCAGCGCGGGTCGAGGATCGTCGACGCGATGCCCTGGTCCGCCAACTCTTCAGCGACTTCCTGGGCGCGTCCGGCGAATGGACCGACGGAGACGATGAGCACGTCCTTGGCGGAGCCCGCAGGCACCTCTCGCAGAACGTCGACACCATCATCGAGGCGACGCAGTGCTGGAATGTCCGCTCCCACGCTTCCACGTGGGAACCGGATCACGGTAGGTGCGTCCTCGATGGCGACGGCTTCGGCCAGTGCCTCCGTCAGGCGCGCGGCATCACGAGGAGCTGCCAGTTTGAGACCGGGAACGATGCGCAGCATCGCCATGTCCCAGATTCCGTGGTGGCTGGCACCATCGGGTCCGGTGATTCCGGCACGGTCGAGGACGAAGGTGACCCCCTGGCCGTGCAGGGCCACGTCCATGAGCAGCTGGTCGAAGGCGCGGTTGAGGAACGTCGCATAGATGCACACGATGGGATGCAGTCCGCCGTAGGAGAGCCCCGCTGCGGATGCCACTGCGTGCTGTTCTGCGATGCCGACGTCGAAGACCCGCTCCGGGTAGGCCTCGGCGAACTTCGCGAGGCCTACGGGCAGAAGCATTGCCGCGGTGACGGCGACGATGTCATCGCGCGTCTGTGCGATCTCAAGCACCTCTTGGCCGAAGACGGATGTCCATGAGGTCTGCTTCGACGGTGTCGACTTACCCGTCAGCGGGTCGATGACGCCGACGGAGTGGAACTGATCGGCGTCATCGTTGAGAGCCGGGTCGTAGCCCTGGCCCTTCTGGGTGATCATATGGACGATGACGGGTCCGCCGTCGTATTGTTTGGCCCGCTGGAGCGCCTTCTCCACCATCGGCAGGTCGTGCCCGTCGACTGGTCCGAGGTATTTGATCCCGAGTTCGTCGAACATTCCGGCCTGCTCCGCGCTGACCATGTCCTTGAGGCCTCGTTTGACACCGTGGATGGCGCTGTAGGCGGCCCGTCCTGGTGCGCCCGACTGCCGGAGGGTCGATTTGCCCCAGGTCAGCAGCTTCTCGTATCCGGTGGTGGTGCGCAGTTCGTCGAGGTGTTCGGCGAATCCGCCGACCGTCGGCGCGTAGGAGCGACCGTTGTCATTGACGACGATGATGAGCTTGCGCGGCGGAGTCGATTTGTCTGCCGCGATCGTGTTCAGTGCTTCCCAGGCCATCCCGCCGGTCAGTGCTCCATCGCCGATGACGGCGACAACGTGGCGATCGCTTTCGCCCTTGATCTGGTGAGCCTTGGCGATTCCGTCGGCCCAGGACAAAGAGGCCGAAGCGTGGGAGTTCTCAATCACGTCATGTTCGCTCTCGGCCCGACTGGGATAGCCCGAGAGACCGTCGCGCTGGCGCAGACTCGAGAAGTCCCCCATGCGTCCGGTGAGGAGTTTGTGCACGTAGGTCTGGTGACCGACGTCGAAGAGGATCGTGTCGTGAGGAGACTCGAACACGCGGTGCAGACCGACAGTGAGTTCGACCACGCCGAGGTTGGGGCCGAGGTGCCCACCTGTGCCCGCAACCGTAGTGACCAGGTAGTCCCTGATCTCCTTCGTCAGCACTTCGCATTCGGCTGCGTCGAGATCACGCAGCTGTGATGGCGAGTTCATCGACTCGAGGAATGTCATTCGGCCTCGCTCCTGAATGCAAAGTAGATGGTCTGAAACGGCACTTTCTGCTCGAATCATCTTAACGCCTCACGACGCAGAGTTCGTCCACCCCCAGGTTCGACTAGGGCCGATTGTGTCTGGTTCCACTTTCATCGACCCACCCATGGCGCCTGGGTACGGCGAAGGCCGGTGGGTTGAACCCACCGGCCTTCGTCCCTCAGCGCTGGAGCTGATCGGAGCCGTCGTCACTGAGACGACGGGCCCGGATCACGCTGTTGCGAGCTGACGCAGCACGTACTGAGACATGCTTCGAAGTTCAAATCTGCCGAAAACACAATGTACATTTCAGAAAACGCCTGGTCAGAAGGTTAGCGGTTACGCAATAATCGCTACCGCTCAGTTGATGAAGCACGTCAGTCGACATGCTTCCATTGCGGTACTTAACGGCGAACCGGCATCTCTCGACTTGTGGACGTCGGCCCCGTGATCGAGTAGTCACGATCACCAGCAATGCGCCGACCTAGCTGCCGTGTCCGGCACCGACGGCCGGATCGCCGGAATGTTACGCCGTGCCGTTCTGACGAACTGGCGGTCCATCGGAAACGAACTCTGCGGCCTCGTCCCGCAATCCCTTGATCGCCGAGCTGATCGAGCCACTGGGCGATCTGCTGTGCGTCCGGTGCTCCCTCCACTTGGCTGAGCCATTCGGGGATGTCCATCCGTGCCGATGCGGCACCGAGCCGGTCCTTGTACCGCATCCCGGCAGTGGACATGGATCCGTCGATGATCGCCCGACGTTCATCAGCGTGCCCGACCACGATTTCGAAGTGCGCGGGTAGCACAGGCTCCAATGGTTCTGTTCTGGTGAGGAGACGTGGCACGGCCTGTGTCCGCACCTAGTCAGCGATCTCCGCAATCACCGTCATGAGGACAGGCCAATGATCGGTGCCCGGCAGACTGACGCCGACGGAGGGAAACAGCGTGGTCATCACCTGCTCGCCCATCGGCGTCTCGGCGATGGCCTCACCGACCAACAGCGGTTCCTCCGGTCGCAACGAGCTGCCGCGAAGCATCGTGGGTATCTGCCCCTCGGTGGACATCGTGATCAGACGTACCGCGGTGACCGCAGGCGAGCGGTGCCGTTCCCAAACGGAAGGTTCAAAGCCATGCGGTGTGAGCGGGAATCGGTCCGGCGAGGAGGGGATTCCGATTGTCGTCTGGGGATTGACGAATCGACAGTGCCGTTGGTCAGTCATTCACTGATTCTAGGTCGCAGTTTGCGCACCGGAGTACCGCGTCTGCTTGAGACCACGGTTACAGAGCTTGAGTTTCATCGTCCATGGCATGAATGGTGTCCCCGATCCACCCAGAGCCGATGAAGAAAATTGATTCTGAGCGAGCAAGCGTCTGCTAGTTCCAACCCGTGATGCGGTACGTTTGAAATGCGAGGGTCGATGGAAAGGGAAAGCATGACGACGGTCCTGGATGTCATTGACAATTTCTTCTATCGAGACGACGACATACGGGCGATGCCCGCATCTCGCATCCTGGAACTGGGCGACGAGGTCCGTAAATTCACATCGAGCAACGATCCGACTGAGCGTTTGCGCGAAGACGTTCAGTACCTCGGAGGGTGGCCCTCGGCAGACTCACTGAGAATCGGTTCGGGCGTAGTGCGATCGAGTCTCCTATTCACAGAGCAGGTCCTGGTCAAGGATCAGATCGCCGACTGGTTCAGCAACGAAGCTCGCCTGAACGATCAGTACCTGTCGTCCGCTCCAGGGTGGTACCTACCCGGAGAGGGCCCCAAGATCGCCGAGACGCGCGCATTCTTGGCGCGAGTCGTACCTGCCCTCCGGGAGGCGCGACCGCTTATCGAGGGCGGAATCATGGTGCTCGCTCCCATGGAGATCCAATACCACCAGCAGCAGGACGAGATCGAGAGACTTCGAGACGAGCTTGCTGACTCGCTTTTGACCGAACCCGTTGCCCTTGCCCGGAGGTTCCAACCCGAGGACTTGGCCAAGCACGACGGGGAACGAGGCATGTTCGTCTTCGCTGGCGGAGCATGGGAAAAGCAAACTCGTAAGACGTTCCTAGACGCATTGACTTATTTTTCTCGCGAGTACGTCTCTGCAAACGCCTATGGAAGTACCTACTGCGCTCCGTTCGAGTACGAACGATTCGTGTGCCGCGAGGGAATGGGAGCCAGGACCTCAAAATCCGATCTCGTTCGAGAATGCCTCATACGGTCCGAGCTACCGGTGTTCTCGGGACTAACCTCGGAGAAATTGAGCCGAGTTCACAACGATGACAGCTTCGGCGAGTTCAGGCGGCAACTCTTCGAAATCTATTCCGAAGCTCCCGTAGAGGCGACCAAAGAAGAGTTCGAAGCATACCTCCACGAGCAGGAGCAGGTTATGCTCCGGCCGATTCTGGAAGACACTAGAAAGGAAGCCGATCGCGGTCTCCTCTCTAAGATGGGGCTCTCTCTTCGCCAGAACTCGTTTCAGATTCTCGCCGGACTTGGAATCGGCGCGGCCACGGGTAGCATGGTTCCACCAGTAATTACAGGTCTAGCCGCAGCAGCGGATCATTTCACGAGTGGGGCGCGAAATCGGCGCAACCGCACTTCGTGGACTGCACTCGTCAGCCATTCCGCTTCCCTAGAAGAGGAAATGCCAGCCGCAGAGAGATGCGTAGGCACATTCGATTCACCTGCACGGGCAGACGATGACCATCCGTGGGGCATTCCGCGCGAACCGACGAACTCCGTCCTAGTGACCAGAGGTACGATTCACGCCAGTTGGTTCCCACCGTTTCCTCTCGCCACAGTAGACGACGGTGTCGATGGCTACCGCGAACGACCATATCAGCCCTGCCCATGCGGAAGCACCCGACGCTACAAGTTCTGTTGCCAGGAAGTCGATCGAGCCTTCGGAGTCGCGAAGTAGGACTGAGCGAGTTTCTGGTCCTTTTACCGCCGATAGGGATCGCCCAGTGGCTGACGAGATGCACCCGCCTGGCGGGCCATAGCGTGGCTGTCGGCGTTGCGTGTCCGGCTCTCTCCATATGCTCGGTCAAGTGTTCACACCCAACCTTAAAGCGCACGAGGAATGGCTGAGTTGGCACGTAGGGCTCTGGGTGTTGCCCCTCCGCACCAAGTACAGAAACGGCAACTTGACTCTCGGACACAGCGAAGAAGCTGAGGGCATTGGGGTGAAGATCATTCTTCCCTACCGCACTCACAGCCCAAGCCTCCGTGAGTGGCTCAGCGGGGAGAAGCCGAATGCCACCGCCGGATGATGCTACTGAGGCGCTCCCGTGGAGGGCATGGCCACATCAATGTGTCCTAGTTGGTGATCAACTATCGAAATCGCCACGGATTTGAACTTGGACTGGGAACCGTTCTCCCGGTCGACCTCCCGAACACCGTCGAATCAGCCGTTGTACTCCGATGAGGTGTTCCTTAGCCATGAGCTCTTGCCGTCAGTCTCGGCTATATACTAGACCATCGGACCAGGCAAATCCCGGTTCGTTACCGTGCTTCTCAGCCAGCTCCTTAAGATACGCTGATTCCGCCTCGGCAAACCCAGAGTCGGACGTCGAATGCTCCGAACTTGCCGCGACGAGGTACCGCACCCAGCATCTGTGCCGTTGTGACCAACGCGCGATCAAACCGGGGTAAAACATTAGCCACAGCCCCTCGATTTCGAGAGTTTGATTGACGGCCGGAAGCCCTGCATGCAGCGCAACGCGCGGATTCGCTGAAAGCCCTATATCGGTTGCGAGATCTAACGGATGGATAGTCAAGAAGACTTCGCGGGACCGATGCCCGACCGCATGTTTTGAATTGAGCTGTGTTTCCGCCTTCAGTACTGCTTCCTCCAGCTTTATCAGCGCATCCTGGTAGCGCTCGATTTGAACACTATGCACATCTTCGGGCCCACCTTTGCTGTGGAATTCGCGCCAATCACCGCCTGCCGACTTTACCTCGACAATTGCATATCTCTTCCCATCGAAAAGGCGGTCTGCATCGTCGGACAGCTCGAAATCGAAGCCTCCGTCGGTATCCAGAACATTTATCGTACTGCCGTACGCTCCCAAAACAATCCCAGCCAGGTGCTCCCCCGATTTGACCTTCAGGTTCGGCGCATCAGGGAGCGTTGCTAGCTCCTTGGCCGCTGCCACCAATGTGTCTCCCGCTATTACCTTGACGCGAGGGTTTCGTTCCGGCGCTACCTGCAACTCCTTGGTGTTTTCATTCAACGCCCATACTGGACGCGACGCTCGAACACTCTCTTTTGACATGTGACCAGGATAGGCCAACCCCGCCCCTGTCGCGGCCGCACATACGCCCGCCCCTATGTCCTGGTCAACCTAAGCCACGCTCGTATCGACGACGAGGATCGCGGCCATGACCGCGCTCACGAGGGCCGCTCCGAGCAGCCTGATCACGACAATGTCGCCAAGGTCACGCGAAGGACGCTTAGCCCGTCCTTGCCGAGCGTACCGCGCTTCCAAAATCTATAGAACGCCCGACAGATGCGTAAACGCTGCCAGGAACCATCCGGCGAAGATCGCGATT
This window harbors:
- a CDS encoding HRDC domain-containing protein → MTTELPLLATPAHGVPPLVDSSAEFSAACHELAHGSGPIAIDAERASGIRYGQRAFLVQLRRSSAGTILLDSEVLEDLSPLNTAFGGDEWVIHSVTQDLPCLQERGMRPELLFDTELAARILGWDKFGLAAVAERTLGVRLAKEHSAADWSKRPLPKEWLNYAALDVEVLLPIRDILHEALIEADKWEFARQEFEHLLDFQPKHFAEPWRRTHGLTKLKSRKDIAKVRELWTARDEMASEADIAPSRVLRDRDLVALAQSRVHSSDDIMAIWPKLSRADSGRLFRAYRKATRLTVDELPARKEANAVVSRTPFSHTDIKDRVAALKAAMAELAEEHAIPHDVLLQPAIVKALGAQSRVDVEEFLVERGARQWQVELSAPVLRRTIETLPTA
- the dxs gene encoding 1-deoxy-D-xylulose-5-phosphate synthase, whose product is MTFLESMNSPSQLRDLDAAECEVLTKEIRDYLVTTVAGTGGHLGPNLGVVELTVGLHRVFESPHDTILFDVGHQTYVHKLLTGRMGDFSSLRQRDGLSGYPSRAESEHDVIENSHASASLSWADGIAKAHQIKGESDRHVVAVIGDGALTGGMAWEALNTIAADKSTPPRKLIIVVNDNGRSYAPTVGGFAEHLDELRTTTGYEKLLTWGKSTLRQSGAPGRAAYSAIHGVKRGLKDMVSAEQAGMFDELGIKYLGPVDGHDLPMVEKALQRAKQYDGGPVIVHMITQKGQGYDPALNDDADQFHSVGVIDPLTGKSTPSKQTSWTSVFGQEVLEIAQTRDDIVAVTAAMLLPVGLAKFAEAYPERVFDVGIAEQHAVASAAGLSYGGLHPIVCIYATFLNRAFDQLLMDVALHGQGVTFVLDRAGITGPDGASHHGIWDMAMLRIVPGLKLAAPRDAARLTEALAEAVAIEDAPTVIRFPRGSVGADIPALRRLDDGVDVLREVPAGSAKDVLIVSVGPFAGRAQEVAEELADQGIASTILDPRWVLPVPGGVIDMAVEHSLVAVIEDGVKIGGIGSQIRSDLRAADSRIGVLELGAPDEFLPQGTRDEILEYAGLDVATMVSEIVHILPAEVRNRAQQESRRAV
- a CDS encoding SEC-C domain-containing protein, with the protein product MERESMTTVLDVIDNFFYRDDDIRAMPASRILELGDEVRKFTSSNDPTERLREDVQYLGGWPSADSLRIGSGVVRSSLLFTEQVLVKDQIADWFSNEARLNDQYLSSAPGWYLPGEGPKIAETRAFLARVVPALREARPLIEGGIMVLAPMEIQYHQQQDEIERLRDELADSLLTEPVALARRFQPEDLAKHDGERGMFVFAGGAWEKQTRKTFLDALTYFSREYVSANAYGSTYCAPFEYERFVCREGMGARTSKSDLVRECLIRSELPVFSGLTSEKLSRVHNDDSFGEFRRQLFEIYSEAPVEATKEEFEAYLHEQEQVMLRPILEDTRKEADRGLLSKMGLSLRQNSFQILAGLGIGAATGSMVPPVITGLAAAADHFTSGARNRRNRTSWTALVSHSASLEEEMPAAERCVGTFDSPARADDDHPWGIPREPTNSVLVTRGTIHASWFPPFPLATVDDGVDGYRERPYQPCPCGSTRRYKFCCQEVDRAFGVAK